The Populus alba chromosome 6, ASM523922v2, whole genome shotgun sequence genome contains a region encoding:
- the LOC118050126 gene encoding uncharacterized protein yields MENRVGKSHGVGISKKSRSLDLKSLYETKNSKWYQNSNNLKRKGGGIGDDEKGHKNKKSRKEVCISSFKNVNSSYSKSLKEVYNGSLSSGLKDPRTGLIQRLANSNGFSGASLPLEDGAVKIPRRKRGFVGRRKVDNGSEGGKLARGFGREVGNADQADKLTGEDEGKGAENGSQESKAVVILVSVVGDVDQASKLTGEGKGKQVEHSKAKQKKGSDDLKENRNGELDASRHLKEEDGHDGHSVATKRDSLLKKSDNCPLVVNNGDSSLKKSLRKRSRKKKDMVSNKKRTKEADPSVDASIKISDVLHDEDGENLEENAAMMLSSRFDPSCTGFSSNSKASASQSKDGFQEFVACESSYVSGSESSSVDTDGRVLRPRKQNKEKGNTRKRRHYYEIFSGDLDAHWVLNRRIKVFWPLDQSWYRGLVGDYDKDRKLHHVKYDDRDEEWINLQNERFKLLLLPCEVPAKTRRKRSVTINKCSNGGKEKLMSRKEKRDLMTEDDSYEGAYMDSEPIISWLARSTHRVKSSPLCALKKQKTSYLSSTRTPLSSLNRDRGRLCSNSASSESVATDGRSGLPVMEKPVYPKGSKLPIVYYRKRFRETSNLLCHESKGVRISASVAESIRSLVRHTVNSEALEEHDTSLERLNPDEDLDRLDAFDPLWSTNKAGLLRLNISAIEPRWFRFKLSFLLPSVPRHYSFGSEIVWLIHAMALLEYGMLMTTWPRIHLEMLFVDNGVGLRFLLFEGCLKEAVAFVFLVLSIFYQPNEQQGKCADFQLPITSIRFKFSCIQDFRKQLAFAFYNFSEVENSKWVYLDHKLKKHCLLSRQLPLSECTYDNVKALQCGMNQLLSPWACSDATLNKVSHRRSRQSIGLVGFSRESTCVNANLSSSKSDKNHRYLPSFALSFTAAPTFFLGLHLKMLMEHSMTHINFLDHDSIEHPEKSNGLLADSCSSVEDCSKEYLDGTPGNDFKALSMGADFDGCISHAKPESQTVDETDPGSRTLLKGITVEIPSVNLNQHVNKELHSVQRSSDLSLNMNGGIIPSPNPTARRSTWYRNRSSSASFGWSDGRTDFLQNNFGNGPKKPRTHVSYALPLGGFDYSPRNRGQQQKGFSHKRIRTATEKRTSDISRVSERNLELLSCDANVLITNGDKGWRECGVQVVLELFDHNEWRLGIKLSGTTKYSYKAHQFLQTGSTNRFTHAMMWKGGKEWTLEFPDRSQWVLFKEMHEECYNRNMRAASVKNIPIPGVCLIEENDDNGIEAPFFRGFKYFRQLETDVELALNPSRVLYDMDSEDEKWMLKNRSSSEVNSSSRQISEEMFEKAMDMFEKAAYSQQRDQFTSDEIMKLMAGIGPTGATKIIHEYWQHKRQRKRMPLIRHLQPPLWERNQQQLREWEQAKERSNTSLPSGCHGKVAPEDKPPMYAFCLKPRGLEVPNKGSKQRSHRKFSVAGKSNAFAGDHDGFHPYGRRINGFASGDEKTIYPVHKNESFDDSPLPRISPRFFSPQDACAPGYFSMTGDRYDRNHLQKLRRTKSKKLGTCVSPYGTQMAALYNQRMMDQGHGFHRWNASFSDWPSQQHHQIDFNVRHGLEQLNGSDLDEFRLRDASGAAKHALNMANIKRERAQRLLYRADLAIHKAVVALMNAEAIKASSEDLHGDG; encoded by the exons ATGGAAAATAGAGTAGGAAAGTCTCATGGAGTGGGAATTTCTAAGAAGTCGAGATCCCTGGATCTCAAGAGTCTCTATgaaactaaaaattcaaaatggtatcaaaatagtaataatttGAAGCGGAAGGGTGGTGGTATAGGTGATGATGAGAAGGGacataaaaacaagaagagtAGAAAGGAGGTTTGCATTAGTAGTTTTAAGAATGTTAACAGTAGTTACAGTAAGAGTTTAAAGGAAGTGTATAATGGGAGTTTGAGTTCAGGTTTGAAGGACCCGAGGACTGGGTTGATTCAGAGACTGGCTAATAGTAATGGGTTTAGTGGTGCTTCGTTACCCTTGGAAGATGGGGCTGTTAAAATTCCTAGGCGAAAACGGGGTTTTGTGGGGCGAAGGAAGGTGGACAATGGTAGTGAAGGGGGCAAGCTGGCAAGAGGGTTTGGCAGGGAAGTGGGCAATGCTGACCAGGCTGATAAGTTAACTGGTGAAGATGAGGGTAAAGGGGCTGAGAATGGCAGTCAGGAGTCGAAGGCAGTGGTGATATTGGTTAGTGTAGTGGGTGATGTGGATCAGGCTAGCAAGTTAACTGGTGAAGGTAAAGGTAAGCAGGTTGAGCATTCAAAGGCTAAACAGAAGAAAGGTTCTGatgatttgaaagaaaatagaaatggTGAATTGGATGCAAGTAGGCATTTGAAGGAAGAAGACGGGCATGATGGTCATTCAGTTGCTACAAAAAGAGATTCATTGTTGAAGAAGTCTGACAATTGCCCTTTAGTTGTTAATAATGGGGATTCATCTCTGAAAAAGTCACTGAGGAAGCGgagtaggaaaaaaaaggatatgGTGTCTAACAAGAAAAGAACCAAGGAGGCTGACCCATCAGTTGATGCTTCTATAAAGATCAGTGATGTGTTGCACGATGAGGATGGGGAGAATCTTGAAGAGAATGCAGCAATGATGCTATCATCACGATTTGATCCAAGCTGCACGGGTTTTTCTTCAAATAGCAAAGCCTCAGCCTCACAATCTAAAGATGGTTTCCAAGAATTTGTTGCTTGTGAGTCTAGCTATGTCTCTGGATCTGAATCTTCATCTGTTGATACTGATGGTAGAGTATTACGACCTAGGAAACAGAACAAAGAGAAGGGTAACACGAGAAAACGGCGCCATTATTATGAAATTTTCTCTGGGGACTTGGATGCACATTGGGTTCTCAACCGGAGAATAAAGGTCTTTTGGCCTTTGGACCAGAGTTGGTATCGTGGTCTTGTTGGTGACTATGACAAAGATAGGAAGCTTCATCATGTAAAATATGATGACCGGGATGAGGAATGGATTAATCTCCAAAATGAAAGATTTAAACTCTTGCTGCTCCCTTGTGAAGTTCCAGCTAAGACTAGAAGGAAAAGGTCAGTGACAATAAACAAGTGCTCCAATGGGGGAAAGGAAAAACTGATgtctagaaaagaaaagagggaccTGATGACAGAGGATGATAGCTATGAAGGGGCTTATATGGACTCAGAGCCTATCATCTCGTGGTTGGCTCGATCTACTCATAGAGTCAAATCTTCTCCTCTTTGTGCCTTGAAGAAACAGAAAACTTCTTATCTATCTTCTACTAGGACACCACTGTCTTCCCTAAACAGGGATAGAGGCAGGTTATGTAGTAATTCTGCTTCATCAGAGAGTGTCGCCACTGATGGAAGGAGTGGTTTGCCTGTGATGGAGAAGCCTGTTTACCCCAAAGGTAGTAAGCTCCCTATTGTTTATTACAGGAAGCGGTTCCGCGAGACAAGCAATTTGTTGTGTCATGAGTCCAAGGGTGTTCGTATTTCTGCTAGTGTAGCAGAATCTATTAGATCTCTGGTGCGTCATACTGTCAATTCTGAGGCTTTGGAAGAGCATGATACTTCTCTTGAAAGATTGAATCCTGATGAGGATTTGGATAGGTTGGATGCTTTTGATCCTTTATGGTCAACTAATAAAGCAGGATTGTTGAGATTAAATATTTCTGCCATAGAACCAAGATGGTTCAGGTTCAAGTTAAGCTTCCTATTGCCTTCTGTCCCACGTCACTACTCATTTGGCTCAGAAATTGTTTGGTTGATCCATGCTATGGCACTGCTCGAGTATGGTATGCTTATGACTACATGGCCAAGGATTCATTTAGAGATGCTTTTTGTCGATAATGGGGTTGGATTGAGGTTTCTCCTGTTTGAAGGTTGCTTGAAAGAGGCTGTAGCTTTTGTTTTCCTGGTCTTGTCAATATTCTATCAACCTAATGAGCAGCAGGGGAAATGTGCTGACTTCCAGTTGCCAATAACTTCAATCAGGTTCAAATTCTCTTGCATTCAAGATTTCAGAAAGCAGCTTGCCTTTGCATTCTACAACTTCTCTGAAGTAGAGAATTCAAAGTGGGTATACCTGGACCATAAGCTCAAAAAGCATTGCTTGCTTTCTAGGCAATTACCTCTGTCTGAATGCACTTATGATAATGTGAAGGCCTTGCAATGTGGAATGAATCAGCTCCTTAGTCCTTGGGCCTGCAGTGATGCCACCTTAAATAAG GTCTCGCATAGGAGGTCTAGACAGAGCATCGGTCTCGTGGGGTTCTCCAGAGAATCTACTTGTGTTAATGCTAATCTGTCTTCTTCTAAGTCTGATAAAAATCACAGATATTTACCTTCATTTGCGCTTTCTTTTACTGCCGCTCCTACTTTCTTTTTGGGTTTGCATCTGAAGATGCTTATGGAACATAGTATGACGCATATTAACTTTCTGGATCACGATTCCATAGAGCATCCAGAAAAATCCAATGGTTTGCTGGCTGACAGCTGTTCTAGTGTAGAGGACTGCTCCAAAGAATATTTAGATGGTACTCCTGGTAATGATTTTAAAGCTTTGTCGATGGGTGCTGACTTTGATGGATGCATATCTCATGCTAAACCAGAGTCACAAACAGTTGATGAGACTGATCCTGGTTCTCGTACTCTTCTGAAGGGTATTACGGTTGAAATTCCATCAGTTAATTTGAACCAGCATGTTAATAAGGAATTACACAGTGTTCAACGGTCCTCTGATCTGTCATTGAATATGAATGGTGGCATTATTCCCAGCCCAAACCCTACTGCTCGCAGAAGTACCTGGTATCGAAATAGAAGTAGTTCTGCATCTTTTGGGTGGTCTGATGGAAGGACTGACtttcttcaaaacaattttgGTAATGGACCTAAGAAGCCACGGACACATGTTTCTTATGCATTGCCTTTAGGAGGTTTTGACTACAGCCCGAGGAATAGAGGACAACAGCAGAAAGGGTTTTCACATAAACGAATCAGGACAGCCACTGAGAAGAGGACTTCAGACATTTCCAGGGTTTCTGAAAGAAACTTAGAGTTGTTGTCTTGTGATGCAAATGTGTTGATTACAAATGGTGACAAAGGATGGAGAGAATGTGGGGTGCAGGTTGTACTAGAGCTTTTCGATCATAATGAGTGGAGGCTTGGTATTAAGCTTTCAGGAACTACAAAGTATTCATACAAGGCACATCAGTTTCTGCAAACTGGGTCAACAAATCGGTTTACACATGCTATGATGTGGAAAGGAGGAAAAGAATGGACATTGGAATTTCCTGATAGGAGTCAGTGGGTTCTTTTTAAAGAGATGCATGAAGAATGCTACAATCGGAACATGCGAGCTGCATCAGTTAAAAACATTCCAATTCCTGGGGTCTGCCTGATAGAGGAAAATGATGATAATGGAATAGAAGCACCATTTTTCCGGGGTTTTAAGTACTTTCGGCAGCTTGAAACTGATGTTGAGTTGGCTTTGAATCCATCAAGGGTGCTATATGATATGGATAGTGAGGATGAAAAGTGGATGCTGAAAAATCGAAGTTCTTCAGAAGTCAACAGTAGTTCACGGCAGATTTCAGAAGAAATGTTTGAGAAGGCGATGGACATGTTTGAGAAGGCTGCATATTCTCAACAGCGGGACCAGTTTACATCTGATGAAATAATGAAACTTATGGCTGGAATTGGGCCCACAGGAGCCACCAAAATCATCCATGAATATTGGCAGCATAAGAGGCAGAGGAAGAGAATGCCTCTGATCCGTCACCTCCAG CCACCACTCTGGGAAAGGAATCAGCAGCAATTGAGGGAGTGGGAGCAAGCAAAGGAAAGAAGCAACACAAGCCTCCCCAGTGGATGCCATGGGAAGGTTGCACCCGAAGACAAGCCACCCATGTATGCTTTCTGTTTGAAACCTCGGGGTTTGGAAGTGCCTAACAAGGGATCAAAACAAAGGTCACACAGGAAATTTTCAGTTGCTGGAAAAAGCAATGCTTTTGCAGGAGATCATGATGGCTTTCATCCTTATG GAAGAAGAATAAATGGCTTTGCTTCTGGAGATGAAAAGACTATATATCCAGTACATAAGAATGAATCTTTTGATGATTCCCCATTGCCTCGGATATCACCCAGGTTCTTCTCACCACAAGATGCTTGTGCCCCTGGATATTTCTCAATGACAGGTGATAGGTATGATAGAAATCATCTCCAGAAACTTCGCAGGACCAAGTCAAAGAAACTTGGGACCTGTGTGTCTCCCTATGGTACTCAGATGGCTGCTTTATATAACCAGAGAATGATGGATCAGGGACATGGATTTCATCGGTGGAATGCAAGTTTCTCTGACTGGCCTAGTCAGCAGCATCACCAGATAGATTTTAATGTGAGACATGGCCTTGAACAGTTAAATGGTTCAGATCTTGATGAATTCAGGTTGCGTGATGCTTCTGGTGCAGCTAAGCATGCACTCAATATGGCTAATATCAAGAGAGAAAGGGCACAAAGATTGCTTTACAGGGCAGATCTTGCAATTCACAAGGCTGTGGTTGCTCTAATGAATGCTGAGGCGATAAAAGCTTCTTCTGAGGACTTACATGGTGATGGGTAG